A region from the Lujinxingia litoralis genome encodes:
- a CDS encoding META domain-containing protein has product MAHDETPLLGPEWVIEDIAGEGIIDSSHATLQFWRDGRFGGSASCNRVMGSYESEGEQLTMSPAGTTRRACVPALENQERKLLKLLSQVESFRIDESGALILMTSEGSTIVARR; this is encoded by the coding sequence ATGGCGCATGATGAGACGCCTCTGCTGGGGCCGGAATGGGTGATTGAAGATATCGCCGGAGAAGGCATCATCGACTCAAGTCATGCGACGCTTCAGTTCTGGCGAGATGGTCGTTTTGGCGGAAGCGCCAGCTGCAACCGGGTGATGGGCAGCTATGAGAGTGAAGGTGAGCAGCTGACGATGTCGCCGGCGGGCACCACACGTAGGGCGTGTGTGCCGGCGCTGGAGAATCAGGAGCGTAAGCTTCTCAAGCTCCTGTCTCAGGTGGAGAGCTTTCGGATCGACGAGAGCGGAGCTTTGATCCTGATGACCTCGGAAGGGAGCACGATTGTGGCGCGTCGCTAA